The Paraburkholderia sp. SOS3 genome includes a region encoding these proteins:
- the flhF gene encoding flagellar biosynthesis protein FlhF: MNIRKFTGATSRDALRLVREALGADAVVLSNRSLADGSVEIVALADSELASIAPAAGKRAAAALGGAAGEGAARAGAVSGFANPYASGLPDVFSSVFGASPEAGADGEPGASAPEAKTVAALIGPEIEPARPRVEKSEATAPAKPAVPAASIMKPVERHPAPAPRPTMAETNPWLIDHAQQIAAKRDSQPGDYSSKQPPLTPAAAAAKGLGAPGAAPAPMSAPVPASGARRDDPHGVSLAAIPTLTNEAPDWAREAAQLAARRATQRATTASGYPENVTAAVTDAINARMSQIVNETVMNELASLRGMMEEHFAGLLWADSQRRSPIQSALTRHLFAAGFSAQLVRMVVDNLPAVESFDAGMEWVHSVLESNLPVMESEDALMERGGVFALMGPTGVGKTTTTAKLAARCVMRYGASKVALLTTDSYRIGGHEQLRIFGKILGVSVHAVKDGADLQLALSELRNKHIVLIDTIGMSQRDRLVSDQIAMLSRAGQPVQRLLLLNATCHGDTLNEVVQAYQSAPDKQPLAGCILTKLDEATNLGSTLDAVLRYRLPVHYVSTGQKVPENLYVATKKFLVRSAFCIPRDHSPFVPQEDDVPGLLSALSARSTAEQHEVRFG; this comes from the coding sequence TTGAACATCCGTAAATTCACCGGCGCCACGAGTCGCGATGCGTTGCGCCTCGTTCGCGAAGCGCTCGGCGCCGATGCGGTCGTGCTGTCGAACCGGTCGCTCGCCGACGGCAGCGTCGAGATCGTCGCGCTCGCCGACAGCGAACTCGCCTCCATCGCGCCGGCTGCGGGCAAGCGCGCCGCGGCGGCGCTGGGAGGCGCGGCCGGGGAAGGCGCAGCGCGTGCCGGCGCGGTCTCCGGGTTTGCCAATCCGTATGCGAGCGGTTTGCCTGACGTGTTTTCGTCGGTATTCGGCGCGAGCCCCGAAGCGGGCGCCGACGGCGAACCCGGCGCGAGCGCGCCCGAAGCGAAAACCGTGGCCGCGCTGATCGGGCCCGAGATCGAACCGGCGCGGCCGCGCGTCGAGAAGAGCGAAGCAACTGCGCCCGCGAAGCCCGCTGTGCCGGCCGCATCGATCATGAAGCCGGTGGAACGGCATCCGGCGCCGGCGCCGCGTCCCACGATGGCCGAAACGAATCCGTGGCTGATCGACCATGCGCAGCAGATCGCCGCGAAGCGCGATAGCCAGCCCGGCGACTACAGCAGCAAACAGCCGCCGCTCACGCCTGCGGCCGCCGCTGCGAAGGGTCTCGGCGCGCCGGGCGCCGCACCGGCACCCATGTCCGCGCCGGTGCCGGCGTCGGGCGCGCGCCGCGACGATCCGCACGGCGTTTCGCTTGCCGCGATTCCGACGCTCACGAACGAGGCGCCGGACTGGGCGCGCGAGGCCGCGCAGCTCGCCGCGCGCCGCGCCACGCAGCGCGCGACGACGGCGTCCGGCTATCCCGAGAACGTGACGGCCGCGGTCACCGACGCGATCAATGCGCGCATGTCGCAGATCGTCAACGAAACGGTCATGAACGAGCTGGCCTCGCTGCGCGGCATGATGGAAGAGCACTTCGCCGGTCTGCTGTGGGCCGATAGCCAGCGGCGCAGCCCGATCCAGTCGGCGCTCACGCGGCACCTGTTCGCAGCGGGCTTCTCCGCGCAGCTCGTGCGGATGGTGGTCGACAACCTGCCGGCCGTCGAGAGCTTCGACGCGGGCATGGAATGGGTGCACTCGGTGCTCGAGTCGAACCTGCCGGTGATGGAAAGCGAAGACGCGCTGATGGAGCGCGGCGGCGTGTTCGCGCTGATGGGTCCGACCGGCGTCGGCAAGACGACGACGACCGCCAAGCTCGCCGCGCGCTGCGTGATGCGCTACGGCGCGAGCAAGGTCGCGCTGTTGACCACCGACAGCTACCGGATCGGCGGCCACGAGCAACTGCGCATCTTCGGCAAGATTCTCGGCGTGTCGGTGCATGCGGTGAAGGACGGCGCCGACCTGCAGCTCGCGCTCTCGGAGCTGCGCAACAAGCACATCGTGCTGATCGACACGATCGGCATGAGCCAGCGCGACCGCCTCGTGTCGGACCAGATCGCGATGTTGAGCCGCGCGGGCCAACCGGTGCAGCGTCTGCTGCTGCTGAACGCGACCTGCCACGGCGACACGCTCAACGAAGTCGTACAGGCCTATCAGAGCGCGCCGGACAAGCAGCCGCTCGCCGGCTGCATCCTGACCAAGCTCGACGAAGCGACGAATCTCGGCAGCACGCTCGATGCGGTGCTGCGCTACCGCCTGCCCGTGCACTATGTCTCGACCGGCCAGAAGGTGCCGGAAAACCTTTACGTCGCGACGAAGAAATTTCTCGTTCGCAGCGCGTTCTGCATCCCGCGCGATCATTCGCCGTTCGTTCCGCAGGAAGACGACGTGCCGGGTCTGCTCTCCGCGCTGTCCGCACGCTCGACTGCCGAGCAGCACGAGGTCCGGTTTGGCTAA